One genomic region from Leptolyngbyaceae cyanobacterium JSC-12 encodes:
- a CDS encoding hypothetical protein (IMG reference gene:2510096231): protein MTLTFLGQRYESTCLELNSVVANETKLTGKYRGNPVRFSQPRAVNSANVHLTYRGVNYNR from the coding sequence ATGACTTTAACATTCCTCGGACAACGATACGAGTCTACCTGTTTGGAACTCAATTCTGTTGTAGCTAATGAAACTAAGCTCACTGGCAAATATCGTGGTAATCCTGTGAGATTCTCTCAACCGCGTGCTGTCAATTCGGCAAACGTTCATCTAACCTATCGCGGTGTTAACTACAACCGTTAG
- a CDS encoding oligopeptidase B (IMG reference gene:2510096232~PFAM: Prolyl oligopeptidase, N-terminal beta-propeller domain; Prolyl oligopeptidase family), translated as MNLNPETSSNLPPIAPKRPEILSAHGDQRVDDYYWLRDRANPAVLAYLEAENAYTKAMMSHTESLQTALYNEMLGRIQETDLSVPYRKGDFYYYSRTETGKAYPIYCRKRGSLESPEEILLDQNELAEGHDFLELGVLAVSPNHQVLAYSIDTTGAERYTLRFLNLETREHFPEEILDTASVAWGNDNQTVFYAQLDDTNRPYKLWRHSLGSSTVEDVLLYHETDEFFYLGIGKTRSQAYILLSLNSKITSEVHFLDADQPMGGFQVVQPRSQGVEYDVEHHSDRFYITTNEGALNFKLMQAPVAAPTKDNWELVIPHREDVLLEGVSAFANHLVIHERKAGLPTLQIRQLSTGDSHYISFPDPTYNVDEGTNPEFNTSILRFNYTSLVTPWSVFDYNMDTQERELKKETPVLGGYDRSQYASDRLIATAVDGAPVPISIVYKKGIQRTGDNPLLLTGYGSYGCSYDPGFSSSRLSLLNRGVVVAIAHIRGGSEMGRRWYEDGKFLKKKNTFTDFITCAEYLIEQGWTSPQRLAISGGSAGGLLMGSVINLRPDLFHAVVADVPFVDVVTTILDDDLPLSMMEREEWGDPNDKLYYDYMKSYSPYDNVEAKAYPNLLITAGLNDARVAYWEPAKWTAKLRSLKTDTNILLLKTNMGAGHGGASGRYESLKEIAFEYAFLLDQWGLVES; from the coding sequence ATGAATTTGAATCCTGAGACTTCGTCTAATTTGCCCCCGATCGCTCCGAAGCGACCTGAAATTTTGTCTGCTCATGGTGACCAACGAGTGGACGACTATTACTGGCTGCGCGATCGTGCCAATCCCGCGGTGCTTGCCTACCTGGAAGCCGAAAACGCCTATACCAAGGCAATGATGTCCCATACTGAATCCCTGCAAACGGCTCTCTACAATGAGATGTTGGGGCGGATTCAAGAAACTGATTTGTCTGTTCCGTATCGCAAAGGTGATTTTTACTACTATTCTCGCACTGAAACAGGCAAAGCTTATCCTATCTACTGTCGTAAGCGAGGTAGCCTGGAATCTCCAGAAGAAATTTTGCTAGATCAAAATGAGTTGGCGGAAGGGCACGATTTTCTGGAATTGGGGGTGCTGGCAGTTAGTCCAAATCATCAGGTGCTTGCCTATTCGATTGATACGACAGGAGCCGAACGCTACACCTTGCGGTTTTTAAACCTGGAGACCCGCGAGCATTTCCCAGAAGAAATTTTGGATACGGCAAGTGTTGCCTGGGGTAATGATAACCAGACGGTGTTTTATGCCCAGTTGGATGATACTAATCGTCCTTACAAACTGTGGCGGCATTCCTTGGGAAGCTCGACTGTAGAGGATGTATTGCTCTATCACGAAACAGATGAGTTCTTTTATTTGGGGATTGGCAAAACTCGCAGTCAGGCTTACATCTTGTTAAGTTTGAATAGCAAAATCACCTCTGAAGTTCACTTTCTGGATGCTGACCAACCGATGGGTGGGTTTCAGGTGGTGCAACCTCGATCGCAAGGGGTGGAATACGACGTAGAGCACCATAGCGATCGCTTCTACATCACCACCAACGAAGGGGCACTCAACTTCAAGTTGATGCAGGCTCCAGTCGCAGCCCCTACTAAAGACAACTGGGAACTGGTGATTCCTCATCGGGAAGATGTATTGCTGGAAGGGGTGAGTGCCTTTGCCAACCATCTGGTGATTCATGAGCGCAAAGCTGGATTGCCCACGCTGCAAATTCGTCAACTGTCCACAGGTGACAGCCACTATATTTCCTTTCCTGACCCCACCTACAACGTGGATGAAGGAACTAATCCGGAGTTCAATACCAGCATCTTGCGGTTCAATTACACCTCTCTGGTAACTCCCTGGTCAGTGTTTGACTACAACATGGATACTCAAGAACGGGAATTGAAGAAAGAAACGCCTGTGCTGGGCGGGTACGATCGCAGCCAATATGCCAGCGATCGCTTAATCGCAACTGCCGTTGATGGCGCTCCAGTTCCCATTTCGATTGTTTACAAAAAAGGGATTCAACGAACGGGCGACAACCCCCTACTGCTAACGGGCTATGGTTCCTACGGTTGCAGTTACGATCCTGGCTTTTCATCCAGTCGTCTGTCACTGCTCAATCGAGGTGTGGTTGTTGCGATCGCCCATATTCGGGGCGGCTCCGAAATGGGACGACGCTGGTATGAAGATGGAAAGTTTCTGAAAAAGAAAAATACTTTCACCGACTTTATTACCTGTGCTGAGTATTTGATTGAGCAAGGGTGGACTTCTCCGCAACGGTTAGCGATTTCTGGTGGTAGTGCGGGTGGATTATTGATGGGATCTGTGATTAACTTGCGTCCCGACCTGTTTCATGCTGTTGTGGCAGATGTGCCTTTTGTGGATGTAGTGACGACGATTCTGGATGATGACTTGCCACTTTCCATGATGGAACGGGAAGAATGGGGTGACCCGAATGACAAGCTCTACTACGACTACATGAAATCCTACTCGCCCTACGACAATGTGGAAGCAAAAGCCTATCCCAATTTGCTGATTACGGCAGGCTTAAACGATGCTCGTGTAGCATATTGGGAGCCTGCCAAGTGGACAGCCAAACTGCGATCGCTGAAGACTGATACTAACATCCTGCTGCTAAAAACCAACATGGGTGCAGGCCATGGGGGGGCATCTGGACGGTACGAAAGCCTGAAGGAAATTGCTTTTGAGTATGCGTTTCTACTGGATCAATGGGGGTTAGTAGAATCCTGA
- a CDS encoding fructose-bisphosphate aldolase (IMG reference gene:2510096233~PFAM: Fructose-bisphosphate aldolase class-II~TIGRFAM: ketose-bisphosphate aldolases; fructose-bisphosphate aldolase, class II, Calvin cycle subtype), producing MALVPMRLLLDHAAENGYGIPAFNVNNMEQIQAIMQAAHETDSPVILQASRGARKYAGENFLRHLILAAVETYPHIPIVMHQDHGNEPATCYSAIKNGFTSVMMDGSLEADAKTPASYEYNVAVTSEVVKVAHAIGASVEGELGCLGSLETGKGEAEDGHGFEGELDHSMLLTDPDEAVDFVERTQVDALAVAIGTSHGAYKFTRKPTGEILAISRIEEIHKRLPNTHLVMHGSSSVPEDLIALINQYGGAIPETYGVPVEEIQKGIKSGVRKVNIDTDNRLAITAAVREALAANPKEFDPRHFLKPSIKYMQKVCADRYQQFWTAGNASKIKQVSLEEYAAKYAKGELTQVAKKAVTV from the coding sequence ATGGCGCTCGTACCTATGCGGCTGCTGTTAGATCACGCGGCAGAGAACGGTTACGGCATCCCTGCATTCAACGTCAACAACATGGAGCAAATCCAGGCAATTATGCAGGCTGCCCATGAAACCGATAGCCCAGTGATTTTGCAAGCATCTCGTGGTGCTCGCAAATACGCAGGAGAGAACTTCCTCCGTCACCTGATCCTGGCTGCGGTGGAAACCTATCCTCACATTCCCATCGTAATGCACCAGGATCATGGTAACGAGCCTGCAACCTGCTACTCTGCTATCAAAAATGGCTTCACCAGCGTGATGATGGACGGGTCTTTGGAAGCAGACGCAAAAACTCCTGCCAGCTACGAATACAACGTTGCGGTAACCAGCGAAGTTGTAAAAGTTGCTCACGCGATTGGTGCTTCCGTAGAAGGTGAACTGGGTTGCCTGGGTTCCCTGGAAACCGGAAAAGGTGAAGCGGAAGATGGACATGGCTTTGAAGGCGAATTGGATCATTCCATGTTGCTAACTGACCCCGATGAAGCGGTTGACTTTGTAGAACGGACTCAAGTAGATGCGCTGGCAGTGGCGATCGGCACCAGCCACGGTGCTTACAAGTTCACCCGCAAACCAACAGGTGAAATTCTGGCAATCAGCCGCATTGAAGAAATCCACAAGCGCCTGCCCAACACTCACCTGGTTATGCACGGCTCCTCTTCCGTTCCCGAAGACCTGATTGCCCTAATCAACCAGTATGGTGGTGCTATCCCTGAAACCTACGGGGTGCCCGTGGAAGAGATTCAAAAAGGGATCAAGAGCGGCGTTCGCAAAGTTAACATCGATACCGACAACCGCCTGGCAATCACTGCTGCGGTGCGTGAAGCGCTGGCTGCAAATCCAAAGGAATTTGACCCCCGTCACTTCCTCAAGCCTTCTATCAAGTACATGCAAAAAGTTTGTGCTGATCGCTATCAGCAATTCTGGACTGCTGGGAATGCTAGCAAGATTAAGCAAGTCTCGCTGGAAGAGTATGCAGCCAAGTACGCCAAGGGTGAACTGACTCAGGTCGCGAAAAAAGCAGTGACTGTTTAA
- a CDS encoding hypothetical protein (IMG reference gene:2510096234), producing the protein MLPFVAVPSTIAQEFGKYRDLFCRGAGFEQVSRYVTGLLLSENKTLQGIAGQWVAGGEVGGRRAMHAAVFEAGWRSSELMSHHRAVIAKEHQGRGREVISLDWTLSHHDWGKQIFGVKRSYDYVEHRMSCFQTVVTATIANRHLIDGIDVVVQFPDFSVAEREYLKVTAKSHYDDLDQVRERLIEMLHYHKNRLEYRKRTEIAVEIVRQVEAEGQFPTADYAFDNGVLTVELTTMIESAGKHWVSEVESSRNILWNDQWQRVDAIGLELRIHHPESFRPIQVTCRNGETKPIWAFTKVVRLKKFGRKRLVIVHEQADLQDPPRFLLTDALHWESGRVMQTWSYRWSCEVFHEVSKQHTGLESAQVRNEEAVNRHFRLSCVAQSILQRTACSGAQSERFEFAQGKQTVGQKLYTLTRQAFDDLLQFIVTRCSHGHTNEQILQALLPS; encoded by the coding sequence ATGCTGCCCTTTGTCGCTGTGCCATCGACGATTGCTCAAGAGTTTGGGAAATATCGAGACCTGTTCTGCCGAGGCGCAGGCTTTGAGCAGGTGAGTCGCTATGTGACCGGATTGCTGTTGAGTGAGAACAAAACCTTGCAAGGGATTGCCGGACAATGGGTAGCAGGTGGGGAGGTCGGCGGACGAAGAGCGATGCACGCAGCGGTGTTTGAGGCGGGCTGGAGGAGTTCAGAGTTAATGTCCCATCATCGTGCTGTGATAGCCAAAGAGCATCAGGGGCGAGGGCGAGAAGTCATCAGTCTGGATTGGACGCTCAGCCATCACGATTGGGGCAAGCAGATCTTTGGGGTGAAGCGATCCTATGATTATGTGGAACATCGGATGAGTTGCTTTCAAACGGTGGTGACGGCGACGATTGCGAACCGCCACCTAATTGATGGGATTGACGTGGTGGTGCAGTTTCCAGATTTTTCAGTGGCAGAACGGGAGTATCTGAAGGTGACGGCAAAATCCCACTATGACGATTTAGACCAAGTGCGAGAACGACTGATTGAGATGTTGCATTATCACAAGAATCGATTGGAGTATCGCAAACGCACCGAGATTGCCGTCGAGATTGTGCGCCAAGTGGAAGCGGAAGGACAATTTCCCACCGCCGATTATGCGTTTGACAATGGGGTGTTGACTGTTGAGTTAACCACCATGATTGAGTCCGCAGGAAAACACTGGGTGAGTGAAGTTGAAAGTTCTCGCAACATCTTGTGGAATGACCAATGGCAACGGGTAGATGCGATTGGTTTAGAACTCAGAATCCATCACCCAGAGAGCTTTCGCCCGATTCAAGTCACTTGCCGCAACGGCGAAACGAAACCGATTTGGGCATTTACCAAAGTCGTGCGCCTCAAGAAGTTTGGACGCAAGCGATTGGTCATCGTCCACGAGCAAGCAGATTTACAAGACCCACCTCGCTTCCTGCTCACCGATGCGTTGCATTGGGAAAGTGGGCGAGTCATGCAGACTTGGAGTTATCGATGGTCCTGCGAGGTCTTTCATGAGGTGAGCAAACAGCACACCGGGCTAGAGTCGGCTCAGGTGCGGAACGAGGAAGCGGTCAACCGTCACTTCCGTCTTAGTTGCGTGGCGCAGTCGATTCTGCAACGGACTGCCTGTTCTGGCGCACAATCTGAACGATTTGAGTTTGCTCAAGGCAAGCAAACGGTGGGACAGAAGCTCTATACCCTCACTCGTCAAGCCTTTGATGATTTGCTGCAATTCATTGTGACGCGATGTTCTCACGGACATACAAATGAACAGATTTTACAAGCTCTCCTCCCCAGTTGA
- a CDS encoding putative glycosyltransferase (IMG reference gene:2510096235~PFAM: Glycosyl transferase family 2) — MFFSVVIPTYNRKPILEKCLNALEHQAFDPNQVVGYEIVVVDDGSTDTTVRWLQASAAQYPHVRLFEQDHLGPAAARNLGVEKARGDTIIFIDSDLVVTDRFLQAHADALREGERSLGSDRLFTYGWVINTANFDDPTSEPFKVTDYSRAYFATGNVAIARHWLEQAGLFDTRFHLYGWEDLELGVRLKQLGLKLIKCPEAVGYHWHPPFSLDQIPKLIDREIQRGRMGVLFYQKHPTFEVRLMIQMTWLHRVLWGVLSLGGLLNERTMAPLLQWLIDRGKPQLALELARIFLNWYNVQGVYAAYKEANQLI, encoded by the coding sequence GTGTTTTTTAGTGTAGTCATTCCAACCTACAATCGAAAGCCGATTTTGGAAAAATGCTTGAATGCTCTGGAACATCAGGCTTTCGACCCGAATCAGGTCGTCGGATATGAAATTGTTGTGGTAGACGACGGTTCAACCGATACGACTGTTAGATGGCTGCAAGCTTCTGCTGCCCAGTATCCTCACGTGCGCCTGTTTGAGCAAGATCACCTGGGTCCTGCCGCCGCTCGCAACCTGGGAGTTGAGAAGGCAAGGGGAGATACGATTATCTTTATCGACAGTGATCTGGTTGTCACGGATCGCTTTTTGCAAGCCCATGCCGATGCTCTGCGGGAAGGAGAACGATCGCTGGGTAGCGATCGCCTGTTTACCTATGGCTGGGTGATTAATACTGCCAATTTTGATGATCCCACTTCAGAACCGTTTAAGGTTACTGATTATTCACGGGCATATTTTGCAACGGGAAACGTCGCGATCGCGCGTCATTGGCTTGAGCAAGCTGGACTGTTTGATACCCGCTTTCATCTCTATGGGTGGGAAGACCTGGAACTTGGCGTGCGGCTCAAGCAACTTGGCTTAAAGTTGATTAAATGCCCTGAAGCTGTTGGCTACCACTGGCACCCCCCCTTTTCCCTGGATCAGATTCCTAAACTCATTGATCGCGAAATTCAACGCGGTAGAATGGGCGTCCTGTTTTATCAAAAACATCCCACCTTTGAAGTTCGCCTAATGATCCAGATGACCTGGCTGCATCGAGTCCTCTGGGGGGTTCTTTCTCTCGGTGGATTATTGAATGAACGCACAATGGCTCCATTGCTGCAATGGCTCATTGATCGTGGCAAACCCCAACTTGCCCTTGAACTTGCCCGCATCTTTCTCAACTGGTATAACGTACAGGGTGTTTATGCTGCTTACAAAGAAGCCAACCAACTGATTTGA
- a CDS encoding putative hydrolase or acyltransferase of alpha/beta superfamily (IMG reference gene:2510096236), whose protein sequence is MLESWTHAFLSTNDIQLHYVTQGEGPLMLFLHGFPEFWYSWRKQIPEFARDRKVVALDLRGYNDSDKPSEQSAYVMDEFIQDVKGVIEGLGYDRCVLVGHDWGGAIAWSFAYAHPEMLERLIILNTPHPAKFVQGLRTLQQLLRSSYILFLQLPILPELLIQFDDYKALEQVFRGMAVNKNAFSDADIEAYKNAFAKRGTLTAALNYYRNLFQSGLIQRSWSVLDIPTLMIWAEEDSAFGKELTYDTEQYVRHLQIKYIPNCSHWVQQERPELVNQYIREFLANQEIVEG, encoded by the coding sequence ATGCTTGAATCCTGGACTCACGCCTTCCTGTCTACTAACGACATTCAGCTTCACTACGTTACCCAGGGGGAAGGTCCATTAATGCTGTTTTTGCACGGGTTTCCAGAGTTTTGGTATTCCTGGCGCAAGCAAATCCCGGAGTTTGCTCGCGATCGCAAAGTGGTGGCATTAGATTTACGCGGCTACAACGACAGCGACAAACCCAGTGAGCAATCTGCCTATGTGATGGACGAATTCATCCAGGACGTGAAGGGTGTGATTGAGGGCTTGGGCTATGATCGCTGTGTACTGGTGGGGCATGATTGGGGAGGCGCGATCGCCTGGTCGTTTGCCTATGCACACCCCGAAATGCTAGAACGGCTCATCATCCTGAATACTCCTCATCCTGCAAAATTTGTTCAAGGTTTGCGCACCTTGCAACAATTGCTTCGCAGTAGCTACATTCTCTTTCTGCAACTGCCAATTTTGCCGGAACTGCTGATTCAGTTTGATGATTACAAAGCACTAGAGCAGGTATTTCGTGGCATGGCGGTTAACAAAAACGCCTTTTCCGATGCAGACATCGAAGCCTACAAAAACGCCTTTGCTAAGCGGGGAACGCTGACGGCGGCGTTAAACTATTACCGCAACTTATTTCAATCCGGCTTAATTCAGCGATCGTGGAGTGTGCTAGACATTCCAACCTTAATGATTTGGGCTGAAGAGGATAGCGCTTTTGGTAAAGAACTGACCTACGACACCGAGCAATACGTGCGCCACTTGCAAATCAAATATATTCCTAATTGCAGCCATTGGGTGCAGCAAGAACGCCCCGAACTTGTTAATCAGTACATTCGAGAATTTTTAGCAAATCAGGAAATCGTTGAGGGTTAA
- a CDS encoding hypothetical protein (IMG reference gene:2510096237), whose translation MIRVIWAIALAVLLTACGAIGLQPGKELVEQAIALQLTQTRQELSQQLRLEDQSTGILVNRVRIAQQTPLQIKELPSFHIVGTCDLTVQLPKRSVTQQDVPFEVYLQRQKEGKTWRVAFPKTTESGELTWVTQRIPTRAYQ comes from the coding sequence ATGATAAGAGTGATTTGGGCGATCGCGCTGGCAGTTTTGTTAACAGCCTGTGGAGCCATTGGGTTACAACCTGGAAAAGAGTTAGTAGAGCAGGCGATCGCGCTACAACTCACTCAAACCCGGCAAGAACTTAGCCAGCAACTCCGGTTAGAAGATCAAAGCACCGGGATTCTGGTTAATCGAGTTCGCATTGCTCAACAGACTCCCTTGCAAATCAAGGAATTGCCGTCATTTCACATTGTGGGCACTTGCGACTTGACAGTTCAATTACCCAAACGCTCAGTTACCCAGCAAGATGTGCCATTCGAGGTTTATCTGCAACGGCAAAAAGAGGGTAAAACCTGGCGTGTTGCCTTTCCAAAAACTACCGAAAGTGGGGAACTAACCTGGGTTACCCAGCGAATTCCCACTAGGGCGTATCAGTGA
- a CDS encoding diguanylate cyclase (GGDEF) domain-containing protein (IMG reference gene:2510096238~PFAM: EAL domain; GGDEF domain; CHASE2 domain~TIGRFAM: diguanylate cyclase (GGDEF) domain), translating to MTLAQRRFTALLRASRQLTVFLIKHPAFLTSLLLTGLVLGVRHLGGLQPWELLTYDQLVRLRPEKEPDSRLLIVAITEEDIRTQNRWPISDQVIAQLLQRLQQEQPRTIGLDIYRDVPHLPGHEALLRQLRAPNVITIRLLGTETEEAVPAPPGVPDDQIGLSDIVVDPDVVVRRSLLFARTQEADFYSFALRLVLNYLKLQPSQFKVHPGESIQLGDTVFPSLSASSGGYATLDDRGYQIMLNYRNAKNVARQVTLTQVLEGKVEPEWIKDKLVLIGTTAPSVRDLFLTPYNLSSNKSPETPGVVVHAQKASQLLSTVLDGTPLIWYWSDAAEGFWIWIWAGTGALLAWRLRHPGWLGAAGVVGIGGLFGISYIAFLQAAWIPFVPAAIALVGSGVAVVTYRLLYDALHDELTGLPNRTLFVNQLQTVIDQRKQHINSANENISFAVLLLGLDSFKAVNDSFGHRAADELLVSIANRLRSCLHPKDQMARVGGDEFAILLRHVRDPDEVAYLANRLQKQVKMPFALGEQDIVTTASVGIVLDQPNQQYKPEDVLRDAHTAMNQAKAAGKARYQVFRAGMRVQVMTRMQLETDLRRAIERQEFELHYQPFVNLKTGAIAGFEALLRWHHPQRGFVHPVEFIPIAEETDLILPIGQWVIEDACRQLKIWQEQFPAKQLLVSVNLSSKQFSQSDLVEQIEQVLSETGLDGRSLKLEITESIAMNDVESTISLLLRLKALNLQLSIDDFGTGYSSLSYLHRFPTDTIKVDRSFVSRMGDESEDAHIVQTIIMLGHNLGMSIVAEGVETAEQLSRLRSLNCEYAQGYFFSKPAPSSVIEALLKRNPHW from the coding sequence ATGACATTAGCCCAACGTAGATTTACTGCACTGCTCAGAGCTAGTCGCCAACTTACAGTGTTCTTAATTAAGCACCCTGCTTTTTTGACAAGCCTGCTTTTAACTGGTTTAGTGCTTGGCGTCAGGCATCTAGGAGGTCTTCAACCGTGGGAACTGTTAACTTACGATCAGCTTGTACGGCTCCGTCCAGAGAAGGAGCCAGACTCTCGCCTGCTGATTGTGGCAATTACTGAAGAAGATATCCGAACACAAAATCGTTGGCCCATTTCAGATCAAGTCATTGCCCAACTGCTTCAACGTCTTCAACAAGAACAACCCCGTACAATTGGGCTTGATATTTACCGAGATGTTCCTCATCTTCCAGGGCATGAAGCATTGCTCAGACAACTTCGTGCCCCAAATGTCATCACGATTCGGCTTCTAGGAACTGAGACTGAAGAGGCGGTCCCTGCTCCACCTGGGGTTCCAGATGACCAGATAGGCTTGAGCGATATTGTGGTTGATCCAGATGTTGTCGTTCGGCGTAGTTTACTGTTTGCTAGAACTCAAGAGGCTGACTTTTACTCCTTTGCCCTGCGGTTGGTATTGAATTATTTGAAACTTCAACCGTCTCAGTTTAAGGTTCATCCGGGGGAATCAATTCAACTGGGGGATACAGTTTTTCCCTCGTTATCAGCAAGCTCTGGTGGCTATGCTACGTTAGACGATCGCGGCTATCAGATCATGCTGAATTACCGAAATGCCAAGAACGTTGCTCGTCAGGTAACGCTAACTCAAGTGCTGGAGGGTAAAGTTGAGCCAGAGTGGATCAAAGACAAACTGGTGCTAATTGGAACAACAGCGCCTAGCGTTCGAGACTTGTTTTTGACTCCGTATAACCTTTCTAGTAATAAGAGTCCGGAGACGCCAGGAGTTGTTGTGCATGCGCAAAAAGCCAGCCAACTGCTCAGCACTGTTCTGGATGGTACTCCCTTAATCTGGTATTGGAGCGACGCTGCCGAAGGCTTCTGGATTTGGATTTGGGCTGGAACAGGCGCGTTACTGGCCTGGCGATTGCGACATCCAGGTTGGTTGGGAGCCGCTGGCGTGGTTGGTATTGGCGGACTGTTTGGCATCAGTTATATTGCTTTTCTTCAAGCTGCTTGGATTCCGTTTGTGCCAGCAGCGATCGCCTTAGTTGGTTCAGGGGTTGCAGTTGTCACTTATCGATTGTTATACGATGCTCTGCATGACGAACTCACTGGACTCCCGAATCGCACCTTGTTTGTCAACCAACTGCAAACTGTCATTGATCAACGAAAACAACATATAAATTCAGCAAACGAAAATATTTCCTTTGCCGTTTTACTCTTGGGATTAGATAGTTTCAAAGCGGTGAATGATAGCTTTGGGCACCGGGCAGCCGATGAATTGCTTGTCTCAATTGCTAATCGCCTTCGCTCTTGTCTCCATCCCAAAGACCAAATGGCACGAGTGGGAGGGGATGAGTTTGCTATTTTGCTAAGACATGTTCGTGATCCAGATGAAGTTGCTTATTTGGCAAATCGATTACAAAAACAGGTGAAAATGCCATTTGCTCTGGGAGAGCAGGATATTGTAACAACTGCCAGTGTGGGGATCGTGTTAGATCAGCCGAATCAGCAATACAAACCGGAGGATGTTTTGCGGGATGCTCACACAGCGATGAACCAGGCAAAGGCGGCTGGCAAAGCTCGCTATCAGGTTTTTCGGGCGGGGATGCGAGTCCAGGTGATGACTCGGATGCAACTCGAAACAGACTTGCGTCGGGCAATTGAACGGCAGGAGTTTGAGTTGCATTATCAGCCATTTGTGAATTTAAAGACGGGAGCGATCGCTGGATTTGAAGCCTTACTTCGTTGGCACCATCCTCAACGCGGATTTGTGCACCCGGTTGAATTTATCCCGATCGCTGAAGAAACTGATTTGATTCTACCCATTGGGCAATGGGTTATTGAGGATGCCTGCCGCCAACTCAAAATTTGGCAGGAGCAATTTCCAGCCAAGCAGTTGCTTGTAAGTGTTAACCTTTCCAGCAAGCAATTTTCTCAATCTGATTTAGTTGAACAAATCGAGCAGGTATTAAGCGAAACTGGCTTGGATGGGCGCAGCCTCAAACTTGAAATTACCGAAAGCATTGCGATGAACGATGTAGAATCGACTATTTCGCTACTGCTGCGGCTTAAAGCATTAAATTTGCAACTCAGCATCGATGACTTTGGAACAGGGTATTCTTCCCTCAGCTATCTTCATCGGTTTCCCACAGATACCATTAAGGTCGATCGCTCCTTCGTTAGTCGTATGGGAGACGAGAGCGAAGATGCTCACATTGTTCAAACGATTATCATGTTGGGACACAATCTTGGCATGAGTATTGTGGCAGAAGGGGTAGAAACGGCTGAACAACTTAGCCGCCTGCGAAGCTTGAATTGCGAGTATGCACAAGGCTATTTCTTTTCTAAGCCTGCTCCTAGTTCTGTCATCGAAGCGTTACTAAAACGCAATCCACACTGGTAG